From Deferrisoma camini S3R1, the proteins below share one genomic window:
- the nifE gene encoding nitrogenase iron-molybdenum cofactor biosynthesis protein NifE — translation MTALPFEARRDQVHRKGDGAFRLACDRESLAGAVSQRACVFCGARVVLYPVADALHLVHGPVGCAAYTWDIRGALSSGPQLHRLSFSTDLREREVIFGGEEKLYRALTELIDRHRPAGAFVYSTCVVGLIGDDLGAVCKRVAAEQGIPVIPVRSEGFQGTKRAGYAAACEALFRLVGTGPTDGISPVSVNILGDFNLAGELWIVRGYLERMGVEVVANLTGDGRVAHIARCHGAALNLVQCSGATLALARRMEEAYGVPFRRVSYFGVDDMAEALYAVGDHFADRDPGLPGRARELVREELSALEPRLRSIRADLEGRRVAIYVGGAFKAFSLVKAFRLLDMRTVIVGSQTGTAEDYRELHEITDPGTVIVDDTNPLELSTLLLEQGADLLVGGVKERPIAYKLGIGFCDHNHERKLPLAGFEGMLRFAEEVHRTVTSPVWRFAPRRTGSREVCHA, via the coding sequence ATGACCGCCCTGCCTTTCGAGGCCCGCCGCGACCAGGTGCACCGCAAGGGAGACGGCGCCTTCCGCCTCGCCTGCGACCGGGAGAGCCTCGCCGGCGCCGTGAGCCAGCGGGCCTGCGTGTTCTGCGGGGCCCGGGTGGTGCTCTACCCGGTGGCCGACGCCCTCCACCTGGTCCACGGGCCGGTGGGGTGCGCGGCCTACACCTGGGACATTCGGGGGGCCCTCTCGTCGGGCCCCCAACTCCACCGCCTGAGTTTCAGCACCGACCTCAGGGAGCGGGAGGTCATTTTCGGCGGCGAGGAGAAGCTCTACCGGGCCCTCACCGAGCTGATCGACCGGCACCGCCCGGCCGGGGCGTTCGTGTACAGCACCTGCGTGGTGGGGCTGATCGGCGACGACCTGGGGGCCGTGTGCAAGCGGGTCGCCGCCGAGCAGGGGATCCCGGTGATCCCGGTCCGGTCCGAGGGGTTCCAGGGCACCAAGCGGGCCGGATATGCGGCGGCCTGCGAGGCCCTGTTCCGCCTGGTGGGCACGGGGCCCACGGACGGGATCTCGCCGGTGAGCGTCAACATCCTCGGGGACTTCAACCTGGCCGGTGAGCTGTGGATCGTCCGGGGTTACCTGGAGCGCATGGGGGTCGAGGTGGTGGCCAACCTCACCGGCGACGGCCGCGTCGCCCACATCGCGCGGTGCCACGGCGCGGCGCTCAACCTGGTGCAGTGCTCGGGAGCCACCCTGGCCCTGGCCCGCCGCATGGAGGAGGCCTACGGCGTGCCGTTCCGGAGGGTGTCGTACTTCGGGGTGGACGACATGGCCGAGGCCCTCTACGCCGTGGGCGACCATTTCGCCGACCGGGATCCGGGCCTGCCCGGCCGGGCTCGGGAGCTCGTCCGCGAGGAACTCTCCGCCCTGGAGCCCCGCCTCCGGTCGATCCGGGCCGACCTGGAGGGCCGGCGGGTGGCCATCTACGTCGGGGGCGCGTTCAAGGCCTTCTCCCTCGTCAAGGCGTTCCGGCTTCTGGACATGCGCACGGTGATCGTGGGCTCCCAGACCGGCACCGCCGAAGACTACCGGGAACTGCACGAGATCACCGATCCCGGCACGGTGATCGTGGACGACACGAACCCCCTGGAGCTGAGCACGCTCCTGCTGGAGCAGGGGGCGGATCTCCTCGTGGGCGGGGTCAAAGAGCGGCCCATCGCCTACAAGCTCGGCATCGGGTTCTGCGACCACAACCACGAACGCAAGCTTCCCCTGGCCGGGTTCGAGGGGATGCTCCGGTTCGCCGAGGAGGTCCACCGCACCGTCACGAGCCCGGTGTGGCGGTTCGCCCCGCGCCGGACCGGCTCCCGGGAGGTCTGCCATGCCTGA
- a CDS encoding (2Fe-2S) ferredoxin domain-containing protein codes for MRRPAHHLLVCGSFRGAEAKGVCLQKGSHGLVAYLEAEVADRGLDALVSTTGCLKACDRGPVVVVYPHGAWYGGVDEEVADEILDALEEGRASGAHRIDEP; via the coding sequence ATGCGACGACCCGCCCATCACCTCCTCGTGTGCGGAAGCTTCCGGGGTGCCGAGGCCAAAGGGGTCTGCCTCCAGAAGGGCTCCCACGGCCTGGTGGCCTACCTCGAGGCCGAGGTAGCCGACCGGGGCCTCGATGCCCTGGTCTCGACGACCGGCTGTCTCAAGGCCTGCGACCGGGGGCCCGTGGTGGTCGTGTACCCCCACGGCGCCTGGTACGGCGGGGTGGACGAGGAGGTGGCCGACGAGATCCTGGACGCCCTCGAGGAGGGGCGCGCCTCCGGCGCGCACCGCATCGACGAACCGTAG
- the nifH gene encoding nitrogenase iron protein: MRKVAIYGKGGIGKSTTTQNTVAGLAEAGKKVMVVGCDPKADSTRLLLGGLAQKSVLDTLRDEGEDVELEDVAKAGFGEAVCVESGGPEPGVGCAGRGIITSINLLEALGAYEDDKELDYVFYDVLGDVVCGGFAMPIREGKAQEIYIVVSGEMMAMYAANNICKGIQKYARAGGVRLGGLICNSRKVDNEEEMIRAFAEKLGTQMLYFLPRDNVVQKAEIHRKTVIDYAPEHPQAGHYRNLARAMDENDMFVIPKPLPIPELEKLLMDYGLFG; this comes from the coding sequence ATGCGAAAGGTGGCGATCTACGGAAAAGGCGGCATCGGCAAATCCACCACTACCCAGAACACCGTGGCGGGGCTCGCAGAGGCCGGGAAAAAGGTGATGGTGGTCGGCTGCGATCCCAAGGCCGACTCCACCCGGCTGCTCCTGGGGGGCCTCGCGCAAAAGAGCGTACTCGACACCCTGCGGGACGAGGGCGAGGACGTGGAGCTCGAGGACGTGGCCAAGGCCGGGTTCGGCGAGGCGGTGTGCGTGGAGTCGGGCGGGCCCGAGCCCGGAGTGGGGTGTGCCGGCCGGGGCATCATCACCTCGATCAATCTTCTCGAGGCCCTCGGCGCGTACGAAGACGACAAGGAGCTCGATTACGTGTTCTACGACGTCTTGGGCGACGTCGTGTGCGGCGGGTTCGCCATGCCGATCCGCGAGGGCAAGGCCCAGGAGATCTACATCGTGGTCTCCGGCGAGATGATGGCCATGTACGCCGCCAACAACATCTGCAAGGGCATCCAGAAATACGCCCGGGCCGGCGGGGTGCGGCTGGGGGGGCTCATCTGCAACAGCCGCAAGGTGGACAACGAGGAGGAGATGATCCGGGCCTTCGCCGAGAAGCTGGGCACCCAGATGCTCTACTTCCTGCCCCGGGACAACGTGGTCCAGAAGGCCGAGATCCACCGCAAGACCGTGATCGACTACGCGCCCGAGCACCCCCAGGCCGGACACTACCGCAACCTCGCCCGGGCCATGGACGAGAACGACATGTTCGTGATCCCCAAGCCCCTCCCGATCCCCGAGCTGGAGAAGCTCCTAATGGACTACGGGCTGTTCGGGTAG
- a CDS encoding sigma-54-dependent Fis family transcriptional regulator: protein MPLNASIRELEWNALLEICRLIGGALDLDHTLARVLTVLSEHLGMTRGTVVLYDEEAKRLVIRAAHGLSPAAQGRGVYAPGEGVTGQVFSRRVPVVVPDIRSEPLFLNRTRARNIGKDGVAFLGVPILLRGQPIGVMTADRMFGPEVSLQRDIEFLTVVAALVAQLVALNRSAEHERRRLERLNRAMRTELSERYQGFFLVARSRAMAEVQELVRKVAPSRASVLLLGESGTGKTLIARILHEMSPRADGPFVKLNCAAIPDNLLEAELFGYERGAFTGAERVKPGRVEDADGGTLFLDEVGEMPLLLQAKLLRFLQDQEFERLGSTRTRKVDVRIVAATNRELAEAVAEGTFREDLFYRLNVFPIVVPPLRDRPADTPLLLDHFLAKFGAEYGKPLRLTGKARRALLEYRWPGNVREMENLMERLAILNDGGEIDIGHLPPHVVAAGLHEERSPEELPPLKEMERREVVAALERNGWVQSRAARELGLTLRQIGYRIRKYGLLDRVRANRSRTTTPPL, encoded by the coding sequence ATGCCGCTGAACGCTTCGATCCGCGAACTCGAATGGAACGCGCTGCTCGAAATCTGCCGTCTCATCGGGGGCGCGCTCGACCTCGACCATACCCTAGCCCGGGTCCTGACAGTGCTTTCTGAACACCTGGGGATGACCCGCGGCACGGTGGTGCTCTACGACGAGGAGGCCAAACGGCTCGTGATCCGGGCGGCCCACGGCCTCAGTCCCGCGGCCCAGGGTCGGGGGGTCTACGCGCCCGGCGAGGGTGTTACCGGCCAGGTGTTCTCCCGGAGGGTGCCGGTGGTGGTGCCCGACATCCGGTCGGAGCCCCTGTTCCTCAACCGCACCAGAGCCCGCAACATCGGCAAGGACGGCGTGGCGTTCCTCGGGGTGCCGATCCTGCTTCGGGGTCAGCCCATCGGGGTCATGACCGCCGACCGGATGTTCGGGCCCGAGGTCTCCCTCCAGCGGGACATCGAGTTTCTGACCGTGGTCGCCGCCCTCGTGGCCCAGCTCGTGGCCCTGAATCGCTCGGCGGAACACGAGCGTCGTCGGCTCGAGCGTTTGAACCGCGCCATGCGCACCGAGCTCTCGGAGAGGTACCAGGGCTTTTTCCTGGTGGCCCGCAGCCGGGCCATGGCTGAGGTGCAGGAGCTGGTGCGCAAGGTTGCCCCGAGCCGGGCGTCGGTGCTGCTCCTGGGGGAGTCAGGCACCGGGAAGACCCTTATCGCCCGCATCCTCCACGAGATGAGCCCCCGGGCCGACGGGCCGTTCGTCAAGCTCAACTGTGCTGCCATCCCCGACAACCTCCTGGAGGCGGAGCTTTTCGGGTATGAGAGGGGCGCCTTCACCGGCGCGGAGAGGGTAAAGCCCGGCCGGGTGGAGGACGCCGACGGGGGAACCCTGTTCCTGGACGAGGTGGGCGAAATGCCCCTGCTGCTCCAGGCGAAGCTCCTGCGATTTCTGCAGGACCAGGAGTTCGAGCGCCTCGGTTCCACCCGGACCCGCAAGGTAGACGTGCGCATCGTGGCCGCCACCAACCGGGAACTCGCCGAGGCCGTGGCGGAAGGGACATTCCGGGAGGACCTCTTTTACCGGCTCAACGTGTTTCCCATTGTGGTCCCTCCCCTGCGGGACCGGCCGGCCGACACCCCCCTTCTCCTCGACCATTTCCTCGCCAAGTTCGGCGCCGAGTACGGAAAACCCCTCCGCCTCACCGGGAAGGCGCGGCGAGCCCTCCTGGAGTACCGCTGGCCGGGGAACGTCCGAGAGATGGAGAACCTGATGGAACGGCTGGCGATCCTGAACGACGGGGGCGAGATCGACATCGGACATCTCCCCCCCCACGTGGTGGCGGCCGGGCTCCACGAGGAGCGGAGCCCCGAGGAGCTCCCACCCCTCAAGGAGATGGAGCGGCGGGAGGTGGTGGCCGCCTTGGAACGGAACGGTTGGGTCCAGTCGCGCGCTGCCAGGGAACTGGGGCTCACCCTCCGGCAGATCGGGTATCGTATCCGCAAGTATGGCCTGCTGGACCGCGTGCGGGCCAACCGCTCCCGTACCACGACGCCTCCCCTCTGA